A single window of Halobacillus naozhouensis DNA harbors:
- a CDS encoding FMN-binding glutamate synthase family protein — protein sequence MSVFFAIILAITILIIRIMLKDKRQESHSILRNYPILGKMRYITEKMGPELRQYLFNDDNEGKPFTRNQMEGTYISAKYNKRLIGFGSERDFEAPGYYLKNAMYPTQREEMLVDNENKVRTKVYHVDKEKLFQRKEHPSYKEANPFYLPDEEAVVIGGDTCKHPFTVKGLVGQSAMSYGSLGEKAITALSTGLGLAGGAWMNTGEGGLSHHHLKGGVDIIYQIGPGLFGVRTKDGEFSWEEFKRKSEIDEVKAFELKLAQGAKTRGGHVDGAKVTPEIAEIRNVEPWESIDSPNRFYQFSNNEEMFEFMKELREVSGKPIGMKIVVGNIEQLEEMVSHMADSREGPDFITVDGGEGGTGASYQELADATGLPINSALPVVDDMLKKYNVRDRVKVFASGQLISPDKVAMALAMGADLVNIARGMMFSVGCIQAEICHTNNCPVGVATTNPDLQKALIVEEKSFRTCNYVLSIRDGLYNLAASVGIDCPTKFERKHIVYRDEHGRLQSLENIFPSAEVVKP from the coding sequence ATGTCTGTTTTTTTTGCCATAATTTTAGCTATAACTATACTTATTATAAGAATAATGTTGAAAGATAAGAGGCAGGAAAGCCATTCGATCCTAAGAAATTACCCTATTCTTGGAAAGATGAGATATATCACTGAAAAAATGGGACCTGAATTACGACAATATTTATTTAACGATGATAATGAGGGGAAACCATTTACCCGAAACCAAATGGAGGGTACATATATTTCAGCTAAATATAATAAACGGTTAATCGGTTTTGGATCGGAACGCGATTTTGAGGCCCCTGGTTATTATCTTAAAAATGCTATGTACCCTACCCAGCGTGAAGAAATGCTTGTCGATAACGAGAATAAAGTACGTACGAAAGTGTATCATGTGGATAAAGAAAAGCTTTTCCAACGCAAGGAGCATCCTTCTTATAAAGAAGCGAATCCATTTTATTTACCAGATGAGGAAGCAGTCGTGATTGGGGGAGATACATGCAAACACCCCTTTACGGTGAAGGGGCTGGTTGGTCAATCTGCTATGAGTTACGGATCCCTTGGTGAAAAGGCAATTACCGCCCTGTCTACTGGACTTGGATTAGCAGGCGGTGCATGGATGAATACTGGAGAAGGCGGATTGTCCCATCACCATCTTAAAGGTGGCGTGGATATCATTTACCAAATCGGACCAGGGTTATTTGGTGTTCGGACTAAGGATGGCGAATTTTCATGGGAAGAATTTAAACGAAAGAGTGAAATAGACGAGGTAAAAGCGTTTGAACTGAAGCTTGCACAAGGTGCAAAAACACGAGGCGGGCACGTTGACGGAGCTAAGGTGACGCCTGAGATTGCTGAAATCCGTAATGTTGAACCGTGGGAGTCCATAGATAGCCCCAACCGTTTTTACCAATTCAGTAATAATGAAGAAATGTTTGAATTTATGAAGGAGTTGCGTGAAGTAAGTGGCAAACCTATTGGAATGAAGATCGTGGTAGGGAATATTGAACAATTAGAGGAAATGGTATCACATATGGCAGACAGTCGAGAAGGCCCCGATTTCATTACAGTTGATGGAGGGGAAGGGGGCACGGGTGCGTCTTACCAGGAACTTGCAGATGCGACCGGTCTGCCAATTAACTCCGCCCTGCCTGTAGTAGACGATATGTTGAAGAAATATAATGTGCGAGATCGTGTGAAAGTGTTTGCATCAGGTCAGCTAATATCTCCTGACAAAGTTGCAATGGCTCTCGCGATGGGTGCCGATCTAGTAAATATTGCCAGAGGAATGATGTTCTCTGTAGGCTGCATTCAGGCTGAAATTTGTCATACGAATAATTGTCCGGTGGGAGTGGCCACTACGAACCCCGATCTTCAAAAAGCCTTAATTGTAGAAGAAAAGTCGTTCCGAACCTGTAATTATGTATTATCCATAAGGGATGGTCTATACAATTTGGCAGCTTCCGTGGGTATTGACTGCCCTACTAAATTTGAGCGCAAACATATTGTTTATCGTGATGAACATGGGCGTCTTCAATCATTAGAGAATATCTTTCCATCTGCGGAAGTAGTAAAACCTTGA